The proteins below come from a single Bacteroidales bacterium genomic window:
- a CDS encoding diacylglycerol kinase family lipid kinase encodes MKQKISFIINPISGTRKKSSWPGIIRKRINERRFDIEIFFTERRGHAFELARQQVANKVPYIIAVGGDGTVNEVATALRDTESAMGIIPSGSGNGLARHLHIPLRLGGALKVVNAAKTICIDYGMANGHPFFCTLGTGFDAHVSDVFAHTKKRGFLKYVSIIGKEFITYRSQEYTLDIDGDKFDTDAMLVTVANSSQYGNNGYIAPHANIADGRLDVCILKPFPKVLASDLAFRLISKTIHKSPYYHTRKAERIIIKRKTDDPIHLDGDPFEMDETLDIKIVPHGLKVLIK; translated from the coding sequence GTGAAGCAAAAAATAAGTTTTATCATTAATCCCATTTCAGGAACAAGAAAAAAAAGTTCATGGCCTGGTATCATCCGTAAACGGATTAATGAAAGACGTTTCGATATTGAGATTTTTTTTACCGAGCGGCGTGGCCATGCTTTTGAACTAGCCCGTCAGCAGGTAGCTAATAAAGTCCCTTATATCATAGCAGTAGGTGGTGACGGTACAGTAAATGAGGTAGCTACAGCCTTAAGGGATACCGAATCGGCCATGGGTATTATTCCTTCCGGGTCAGGAAATGGATTGGCCCGTCATTTACATATCCCATTACGTTTGGGTGGTGCGCTTAAGGTCGTGAATGCAGCCAAAACCATTTGTATTGATTATGGTATGGCAAATGGACATCCTTTTTTTTGTACGCTCGGAACGGGATTTGATGCGCATGTCAGCGATGTTTTTGCCCACACAAAGAAACGCGGGTTTTTGAAATATGTTTCCATCATTGGCAAGGAATTCATTACTTATCGTTCCCAGGAATATACCCTGGATATAGATGGCGATAAGTTTGATACGGACGCTATGTTGGTAACAGTTGCAAATTCTTCCCAGTATGGGAACAATGGCTATATTGCACCCCATGCAAATATTGCGGACGGGCGGCTGGATGTATGTATATTAAAACCCTTTCCAAAAGTATTAGCTTCTGACCTGGCATTCCGGCTGATCAGTAAAACCATTCACAAAAGCCCGTATTACCACACCCGGAAAGCAGAACGAATCATTATCAAGAGAAAAACGGATGATCCGATCCACCTTGACGGTGATCCCTTTGAAATGGACGAAACACTGGATATCAAAATTGTTCCCCATGGTTTAAAAGTTTTAATCAAATAA
- a CDS encoding DUF4177 domain-containing protein: MKWEYKIVYISAKTNTSSGLPENINEEFDRYGEQGWELVRIEPKVEGGSMFFTFRWTHQTVGYIAFFKRPIE, translated from the coding sequence ATGAAATGGGAATATAAGATTGTTTATATCAGTGCTAAAACAAATACAAGTTCAGGACTTCCGGAAAACATTAATGAAGAATTCGACAGATACGGAGAACAGGGCTGGGAACTGGTAAGGATAGAACCTAAAGTGGAAGGAGGATCTATGTTTTTTACATTTAGATGGACACATCAGACTGTCGGTTATATTGCTTTTTTTAAGAGGCCAATTGAATGA
- a CDS encoding NAD(P)/FAD-dependent oxidoreductase — protein MPVDPEKSADMEQYVRHYVIKADHYFISFIFVTYLNFIFMNELNIPETKNPRIVVIGGGFAGLKLAKHLRKKPYEVVLIDKHNYHQFQPLIYQLATAGIEPSSISFPFRKIFQRSKNIHYRQTIVDSIDPEKNIITTSAGKLSYDYLVLATGTISNYFGNDDVKKNSLILKSVPDALYMRNQLLRNIELFSTSGDPEEKERLLNVAIAGGGPSGVEVAGTLAEMKKKIFPKDYPDTDFSKMRICLVEAADRLLNTFSQKSSEKAKKYLEKLGVDVMLNTKVLGYDGKTVSLSTGELPTYNFLWAAGVRGKFPPGLNPDIVTRGNRLKVDRYNIVEGYGNIYAIGDVSSVTNDPKYPNGHPQLAQVAIQQGKNVAGNWERARKKRPLKEFEYHDLGIMATIGRNLAVVELPFMKIYGIIAWFMWMFVHLMAILGVKNKFFIFIDWVHSYFTFNPSSRLIIKQEREME, from the coding sequence ATGCCTGTCGATCCGGAAAAATCAGCAGACATGGAACAATATGTCCGGCATTATGTTATAAAAGCAGATCATTACTTTATTTCTTTTATCTTTGTAACATACTTAAATTTCATATTCATGAATGAGTTGAATATACCGGAAACAAAGAATCCTCGGATAGTAGTAATAGGTGGTGGATTTGCAGGGCTAAAACTAGCCAAACATTTGCGTAAGAAGCCTTATGAAGTCGTGTTGATCGACAAACATAATTATCATCAGTTCCAACCGTTAATTTACCAATTGGCAACAGCCGGGATTGAACCGTCATCCATCAGTTTTCCCTTCCGGAAAATATTCCAGCGATCAAAAAATATACATTACCGTCAGACAATTGTTGACAGTATTGATCCCGAAAAAAACATAATTACCACATCTGCCGGGAAGTTGTCTTATGATTACCTGGTATTGGCTACAGGTACCATATCCAATTATTTCGGGAATGATGATGTTAAAAAGAACAGTTTAATTCTGAAATCGGTCCCGGATGCCTTATACATGAGGAATCAATTGTTAAGGAATATTGAACTTTTTTCTACCTCCGGCGACCCCGAAGAAAAAGAAAGGTTATTGAATGTTGCTATTGCCGGAGGAGGTCCCAGTGGTGTAGAAGTCGCCGGGACTTTAGCGGAAATGAAAAAAAAGATTTTCCCTAAAGATTATCCGGATACTGACTTTTCAAAGATGAGGATATGCCTGGTAGAGGCTGCCGATCGGCTTTTAAACACATTCAGCCAGAAATCGTCGGAAAAAGCGAAAAAATACCTGGAGAAACTTGGGGTGGATGTCATGTTGAATACAAAAGTATTGGGTTATGACGGAAAAACAGTTTCTTTATCAACCGGAGAATTACCCACTTATAATTTCTTATGGGCTGCAGGCGTCCGGGGAAAATTCCCTCCCGGACTTAATCCGGATATTGTTACACGGGGAAACCGGCTAAAAGTAGACAGGTATAATATAGTAGAAGGATACGGTAATATTTATGCAATCGGCGATGTTTCAAGTGTTACGAATGATCCTAAATACCCGAACGGACATCCTCAATTGGCACAGGTGGCCATCCAGCAAGGAAAGAATGTAGCCGGAAATTGGGAACGGGCCCGGAAAAAAAGACCGTTAAAAGAGTTTGAGTATCATGATCTGGGGATTATGGCGACCATAGGGAGGAACCTGGCGGTAGTGGAACTTCCTTTTATGAAAATATACGGAATAATTGCCTGGTTCATGTGGATGTTTGTCCATCTGATGGCTATCCTGGGCGTAAAAAACAAATTCTTTATTTTTATTGACTGGGTACACAGTTACTTCACATTCAATCCTTCATCAAGACTGATCATAAAACAGGAAAGAGAAATGGAGTAA
- a CDS encoding Mrp/NBP35 family ATP-binding protein yields the protein MSITVEEVVSALKHVKHPAAGKDIVELGMVDHIHIDGLEIAFTLTFAKAKDPMKNSIVSACEKALRYYVHPDVDPKIEIQSVQQIQQTPSSIPQAKNIIAVASGKGGVGKSTVAVNLSVALAKMGYQVGLLDADVYGPSIPKMLGVEGVAPGISGEEGSERIIPVERYGVRMLSIGFFVRPEDAVIWRGPMATSALKQLLHQGEWGDLDYLLIDLPPGTGDIHLTIVQELPVTGAVIVSTPQQVALLDVVKGINMFRNEKVNVPILGLVENMAWFTPEELPQNRYYLFGKDACKQLAEREHLRLLGQIPIVQSISESGDIGQPVAADENTITGKAFMDLAANVVNATNDRNENMAATQPVSVK from the coding sequence ATGAGCATTACTGTAGAAGAAGTTGTCAGCGCATTAAAACATGTGAAACATCCCGCTGCAGGTAAAGATATTGTGGAGTTGGGTATGGTCGACCATATACATATCGATGGTCTTGAGATTGCTTTTACACTTACTTTTGCCAAAGCAAAGGATCCGATGAAGAATTCTATAGTGAGTGCCTGTGAAAAAGCTTTGCGTTATTATGTACATCCCGATGTTGATCCGAAAATAGAAATACAATCTGTACAACAAATCCAACAAACACCTTCTTCCATTCCGCAGGCAAAAAACATTATAGCTGTTGCTTCCGGAAAAGGCGGGGTCGGGAAATCGACAGTGGCTGTAAATCTTTCAGTAGCCCTGGCTAAAATGGGTTATCAGGTAGGATTACTGGATGCTGATGTATATGGTCCGTCCATTCCGAAGATGCTTGGTGTGGAAGGTGTAGCCCCCGGTATTTCAGGTGAGGAGGGAAGTGAACGTATCATTCCTGTAGAGCGTTACGGTGTTCGTATGTTATCTATTGGATTCTTTGTCCGGCCCGAAGATGCTGTGATATGGCGTGGCCCGATGGCGACAAGTGCGCTTAAGCAATTATTACACCAGGGAGAATGGGGTGATTTGGACTATTTACTGATCGATTTACCTCCGGGAACAGGTGATATTCATTTAACTATTGTGCAGGAACTTCCGGTCACAGGAGCTGTGATTGTGAGTACCCCGCAGCAGGTAGCCTTATTGGATGTTGTGAAAGGGATCAATATGTTCCGTAATGAAAAGGTGAATGTTCCGATCCTGGGTCTGGTGGAAAACATGGCCTGGTTTACTCCGGAAGAACTACCCCAGAATCGTTATTATTTATTCGGAAAAGATGCCTGCAAACAATTGGCTGAACGTGAGCACCTCCGGTTATTAGGGCAAATACCTATAGTACAAAGTATCAGTGAGAGTGGCGATATCGGACAACCCGTAGCAGCTGATGAAAACACAATTACCGGTAAAGCGTTCATGGATTTGGCAGCAAATGTGGTAAATGCGACCAATGACAGGAATGAAAATATGGCAGCCACTCAACCGGTATCCGTCAAATGA
- a CDS encoding tyrosine-protein phosphatase has translation MRTYIFVLILSMFPVFVQAQRRPQVNHEVKLEGAVNFRDLGGYVTTEFRRIKTGRIYRSAELSQLTDADMEELKRRKIYTVVDFRGKEEVENAPDRLLPGSDYLLLPAGNFTIPDLASYAKEFKSGKELMLAFYSDISFLKEKYQPFFRKLLALPDTSALVFHSTTGKDRTGIAAALFLYSMEIPMETILSDYVSTNIYRKDENEKIIDSLVKEQGMDDEMARQIMEANPAYLQATFNAIIRKYGTVDAFFYLGLGLGEEARYVLREKFLQ, from the coding sequence ATGAGAACATATATATTTGTTTTGATACTATCTATGTTTCCTGTTTTTGTACAGGCGCAACGTCGCCCACAGGTGAATCATGAGGTAAAGCTGGAAGGTGCCGTCAATTTCAGGGATCTGGGAGGGTATGTTACTACGGAATTCCGTCGCATAAAAACAGGCCGGATCTATCGTTCTGCGGAGCTCAGCCAGTTAACGGATGCGGATATGGAAGAATTGAAACGGAGGAAGATATACACTGTGGTGGATTTCCGGGGAAAAGAGGAAGTTGAAAACGCACCGGACCGGTTGTTGCCTGGAAGTGATTATCTCCTTCTTCCTGCCGGGAACTTTACTATTCCGGATCTTGCTTCTTATGCTAAAGAATTCAAATCAGGAAAAGAGTTAATGCTTGCTTTTTATTCGGACATCTCTTTTCTTAAAGAAAAATACCAGCCTTTTTTTAGAAAATTGCTGGCTTTGCCCGATACTTCGGCACTTGTTTTTCATTCTACAACAGGGAAAGACCGTACAGGTATTGCTGCCGCGTTGTTTTTGTATTCAATGGAGATACCTATGGAAACCATTTTGTCGGATTATGTTTCCACAAATATTTATCGTAAAGATGAAAACGAAAAGATCATTGATTCTTTGGTCAAAGAACAAGGAATGGATGACGAAATGGCCCGGCAAATAATGGAGGCCAATCCTGCTTATTTACAGGCTACTTTTAATGCTATTATCCGTAAGTATGGTACTGTTGATGCATTCTTTTATCTTGGGCTCGGATTAGGGGAAGAGGCCAGGTATGTATTGCGCGAAAAATTCCTCCAATAG